Genomic window (Candidatus Nitrosocosmicus franklandus):
CATTGTCGATCTATTCCGAAATCTTGTCAATGCATAAATATTGATATAACATTTACAAATAGGGGCATTTGGTATAACAAGGCGATTCATTATTTGTTTGACAGGTATGCCTGGAGCGGGAAAATCAACCGTGGCCAATTATCTAAGAAAAAATGACTTTTACGTGCTAAGTATGGGAGATATAATAAAGGAAAAAGCATTAGAACTAAATCTTGATTTCAACGATAAAAATCTTGGAGACCTCATGTTAAGTCTAAGGAAGGAGACAAACGACAGTGGAATTGTCGCAAAATTAATGCTTGAAAAAATTATGGAACTAAAGGACACAGAAAAAATAGTAGTAGATGGAATTAGAAGTTACGAAGAATTTTTGGTATTTAAAAAAATCGGATTTGCAAAATTATTGGCAATCCATGCTTCTTCCAATAAACGCTATGAAAATATAAAAGCACGAAATAGGTCGGACACTCCACAAGACTTTGTTAGATTCAGTAGTAGAGATGAAAGAGAAATAAGCGTTGGGATTCTTAAGGCAATCACACTGGCTGATAAATCAATTGATAATGAGGATTTATCTTTGGATGATCTTCATAATCAAGTCGAAGAAATAGTCAAAGAATGGTCAAATGAATTTAAGAGAATTGATAAATAAATACATGATTTTGAGTTTATTATCATCATACAATATCATTTAGTTTAAGCGCTTGGAGATTAAGGGCCGAGTGGTGAAGGGGTTCTATAATAAAGCTATTAAGATAATCCAGGATTAAACTGAAAGTAAGAAAGAAGAGGTTTTGGATTTAGTTTTGGGCTGCTGCGTTGCTACCGCTGTTTGTTTGGCTTTGAACGTTCACATTGTTGCCAGAGCCTATTGTGTCTCCGCCGGATACTACCTGACTGTTTTGTTCACTTGATTGTGATTGGCTGATGCTTTGTTCTGCAGAGTTGCCACTTCCTTTTCCACTTCCTTGTTGTTGTGCCAATGCGTTGTTACCAGAGTTTTCTTGGTTCTGAACGTTGATGTTGTTGCCAGAGCCTATTGTGTCTCCGCCGGATACTACCTGACTGTTTTGTTCACTTGATTGTGATTGGCTGATGCTTTGTTCTGCAGAGTTGCCACTTCCTTTTCCACTTCCTTGTTGTTGTGCCAATGCGTTGTTTCCTGTATTCTTTTGGTTTTGGAAGCTAAGGTTATTGCATGATACGAATGTTCCACTTCCAGATACACACAAGGCATTTTGTACCGAAGCTTGTGACTGCTCTATAGCTTGCTGAGCTACGTTACCACTTTTTTTCTTGTTGGTTGCAAATGCATCATTATCCATAGCCATTAACGGACTGGTGATTAATGCCAAAGCGACCACTATTGCGATTGATGCTACCATAAATTTGTTTTTGTTTGTGTTGTGAATATTTTTTGTTTTGTTCATATTTTTACTAAGATAGAAAAAATATATGGAATTTGCTAACTAGTTGCAATACTCTAATATTCTAGCAGTTTTAGAATTAACTTATAGAATCCGAAACTAATAGGGTTCTATTACACTTTACAAATAGTAGATTCTTTGACCTAAGTATGCTTATTTGTGCTTAAAGTAAGACAATTATACCTGTTTCTTAGTAACAATCTAGGCGCGTGGGGACATGATTCAAGGTTGAATCCAATTCTTTCATACAGCAATGTTCTATATAATCAGTCTAGAACTATATTATTGGGACACTTTTTGAGATAGGGTTATTCAACCACTTATTGATTATATCATTAATGCGTCAATTCAAATCTATACAACTGATATGTTTGTAGCCATGTTAAATTTTCAAAGAATTAATGATTATCGTCCTTTTAAGGATCTCAGTTTAGGAGTATTTGAAAGGCAGAAGACCTGGACTGTTATAGACCAAATCAAACCCAATCCACTAAGATTAAATCTTTGAATTGCTAAATAAATGATATTGATTGAAAGTAATTCCAAAATACAAACTAGGAATAATAATATTGACATAAATCATGAAAACTTTTTTCCAAAATTTGATTTAGATGGGATTACATTCAAGACTATAATATCGGGAGACAAAACCGGGAATGATTATTCAATAATAGAAATTCTATTCCCCGAAGGCGATATTGAGAAAGAAATCCCCCTCCATATACAGAGTCAGGAAATTGTAATAGTTTGTGTGGTTCACGGTGATTTTGAAATTGTTTATGGTAAGCAAAACATTAGGGGAACTGAAGGAACAGTTTTAAAATTAGAAAAAGATATTCCGAGGTCTTTTAAAAAGAAGAATAATTCATATGGAAAATTGCTGGTGACTTATCTACCTGCAGGATTCGAAAATTTCTTTAGAGAAATAGCATCATGTAATATCGAGGATCTCAAGAAGAACGAAATTGAGGATCCTATTTTGATTCAATTGCTAGAAAAAAATTACGGAGCCAAGGTTCTATTTGAATAATCCTAAGCAATTCGACTATAACTTTAATATCAATTATTAGGATTTAAAAAATTAGTTAAAAGTATATTATAGGATCCAACCTGGCCTGCAATAGCCATATTTCCCCGTAGATTATCTACGTTACGCAAATTTGGAAAGATTAAAGATCATACTCTTTCGACATTTTCCGGTGTGGTTTCAACCATTAGGTCTAATCGAATTTCCCTGTTCTCAATTTGTTTTTCAACTATTCTAAATCCGTATTGAAAGTATTTGTAAGTCGAGTCGAAAATGGCACTATCCATACCGCATTATGCCCTTTTTCTGTGAATGGAAGATCTCTACAAGCGAGTTCATACATAAAATGTGGATCAGAGATTATATCAGTCATGACAGGGGTCCGAAAGTTTGATGCTATCAATTGGTTAACCGTCGATTCATCCACAAAATCGTATAGTTATGTTATTTGATAAAAACCTCATGATATAACCTACATTAAGGGATTCAAAAATTCTTTAAGCATTTAATCTTTGATTGAATTCATTTGATGTATATGATTTAATCCATAAAAGAAATAGTCAACTCGGTATTATCATGTTAAAAAAGTTCAAATCAAGTCAAATTAATATCGTTATCCATATATAGTATCATTTAGTTTGGGAGCGTGGAGACACGGTTCATGATTGAATAGATTCTGAAGACAACGACGTATCCAGCATATGGATAAATCCATTAGTTCGATTCACCAATTCTATCTCATAAAAGTCAAATATTGACCTCATCAAGGCAAGTTTTTAATAAAATGGGATTTTAATACAATACAGTGGATGAGAAAACACTCAAGCAGTTAAAAGAGTCCAATTATTATCATCCTGTAATTACAGATGTTATTAATAATTACAAAATAATGCTTGAAATAACCATGGACGGAATAAATCAATGCGAAATAGGTTTCAACACAGTCTGGGGCTCTGTTCAGTTAACATGTTTTATTTCATTGTTGTGATAGTCTACAAAGAGCCGCAGCCAATTCCGTACATGCTTTAACTTGCAGTTCTTTATTCTACAAGGAAAGTAATCATCGAAACTTTCGGTTCTATCCTTTATGTATTGCATCTTTCTTTCAATCAGACTTTTCTCCAGAGAGGAATGAATGTGATGATCGAGATTTAAGAATCTACAGGCCATTGGATACCAAGTACCTCCTCCATCATCAGTCGAAACTGGATGAATTCCATGAATCTTGACTAAATCTGAAATGAATCTTTCAGCTACAAACATGTTTCTTTCTTTAGAGATAGACAGTGCGAGAATTTGCCTGTTTTCTGTCTGGTTCAGTTGCAACCCAGAGCCAGACAAACTCTGATCCCACCTTCAACATGGTCTCATCTATTATATACTCTAGAACTCTTCTTCTAGTTGACTTCAGCTTTTGAGGCTTGTACTTTTGAATCCAATTCCAGATGGAGACATGGTTTCTTTTATACATCTGAGACAATCTTTCCGAGGCTTTTCTTAAAGATAAACCTGAAAAGTACAAATGCAACCCATAACATACATACTTTGAAGGCGTTCTGTTTCTAGTAAGCATAAAAGAAATGGAATGCTTTCAAGCTATAGGCTTATCGTTAACTGAACAGAGCCAGATGAAGATATATCATTCCTTATAATTTGAATATATTGACATTGTATGATGGAATGAAAAAAATCTATTTAAATTGATGTCATAATAAGTGTGTTTTAGTTGGGGTATAACATAATTACACAGTCGAAATTATTCCTTCATAACATCACAGGCATTTTCATGTGATCATAGGATCGATAAATATCTATGTAGAGGACTAAAAGCAATATTTTATTTGGCTCGCTTCAATTCTCCCTAGATTTGCTATGTTATTTTCTGCACAGGATGGGATTTCCTGATCCTGTTCCAGAGAAATCGATAATGACTAAATGTCCTTTTGCGGATGCACATATAAATTGAAGGAATTTTCTCATAAGTATATTTAAGGTAATCTCTTATATAAGGATATTGGATTTTAATTACAATCATAACCAATTATTACAATAATGATAAATGATGCGGTAATCATCGGTGAAAATGCAATACTCTCATAATGAAGTAATTCTTTAAAAATCATGGTTCCTATCCGATGAGCAGAGAATCCTTGTGATACAATATCATGATTTAACATACTGCCCCTTCCCTTATGAAGCAAAGAAAATCTTTGATTTGAAAGTTTAACCAACTCACATGAAACCAATACTGAAGGGCGTAATAATATATTTAGTGTATCCTCCAAAACTCCTTATATCGTCTTAAATGAAACATTCTAAGAATATTGCGAATTTGCCGGATTGTACCTTTTATTGTCATTTTAGTCCAATTATAAGTAAGAATTAATAACTTGTCTCATTTTAGAGAGTTATGGCAGTTAGTTCTGAAATTCCAGATAAACAGCGAGTATTGATTTTACAGGGTGGAGGAGCATTAGGTGCATATCAGGTAGGTGCTTTTAAGGCTCTTGCGGAGGAGCTCCCGAAAATGGATGCGAATAGAGGTGAAACAAATAGACCTTTGTTCGATATTGTTGCAGGCACTTCAATAGGTGCCATAAATGCTGCAATCTTGGTCAGTCACTTTAAACAAAATAATGGCTGGAAAGGTGCATTTGAAAAACTTGAGGAATTCTGGAATTATATTTCTTTTGACACTAGTCACGCTGTTGACTCTGATATCAGTTGGTGGGAATCAGATCATAAGAATGATGAAAACGCTGCTTCAGTTGAAGCTGCAAGGAGATATTATTCTGCGAAGTTCTTTTTGAAAAACGGAACACCTCACGTCTTTTCTTATCCTGAATTTAAAGAAGATGACAGATTCTTTGACTATAGCATTTCACTACCTAATAATCAATGGTTTCTTTATAGTAATGAGGAACTTAAGAGAACCATTTGTGACTCAGGATTTGCAAAATTTCCCATATCTACAACTATAGGGGAGCCTAGGTTGTTAATTGTAAGCACAGATGTAGGTGACGGAGCAACGGTAACATTTGATAGTTATTTACCAGAATCAAAGTATGGACGAGTTGACGAAAGATCTGGTAAATATTTAGAACATACAATAAAGCACAATCAAGGTATAGAAGTATCACACGTTATGGCCAGTGCATGTATACCCTTGTTCTATAATTATGAGGAAATCGATGGAAGAAAATTCTGGGATGGTGGTGTACTTAGCAATACTCCGTTACGAGAAGTCATACATATGCATCGTTACTATTGGTATGACAAAATAGGTAAAAGAGAACCTGGAAGTAAGGTACCAAACTTGGAAATCTATATAATTGGAGTATGGCCTTCCTCAGAAGATGGCGATAGTGTCAATAAAGATAACGCAATTCCATCTGACTACGATGGATTAAAAGCAAAGTTTTATGACATAAATCTTTCTGACAAAACTGAGTATGACGAAAAGTCTGCAACAATGGTGTCAGATCTTATTGAAATAATTGGGAATATTAGGTCTTTAGCCCCAAAACATATGAATTTGGATCAGCAGAAAGAATTTGACATGATTCTACAAGACTTCTTGAAGAGAGACGCACAAAGTAAGAGCCGTGATGGAGAAAAGAGAAGTTATGGATCACTGTTAAACGGTCGAGTTAAATTAGACAAAGTTGTGAGAATAGAACTAAGGGAGAGTAAAAATGATATATCAAACAAAGCATTTGATCTTTCTGCTATTACGACCAAGAATCTGATGGAGCAAGGAGAAAAAGATACGAAATACATTCTTAAAGATTAACCAAATTGAAAAAATTATATGTCACCACATTTGGATATCATTTAGTTTGTGTGTGTGGAAGTACAATTCAAGACGGAATAGAATCTCAATCATAGTAAATCCAAGTCAGATGAGAAATACTGGCTTATCTAGTTGATTGAGCCTAGTTATCAGAAATTTCGAGGCTTTGGATTTCATTCCAGTATTTTTCGAACAGTACATCCTGAACCAAAACCATATGTTCTTCATTGGAAGACAATGCAAA
Coding sequences:
- a CDS encoding AAA family ATPase; the protein is MTGMPGAGKSTVANYLRKNDFYVLSMGDIIKEKALELNLDFNDKNLGDLMLSLRKETNDSGIVAKLMLEKIMELKDTEKIVVDGIRSYEEFLVFKKIGFAKLLAIHASSNKRYENIKARNRSDTPQDFVRFSSRDEREISVGILKAITLADKSIDNEDLSLDDLHNQVEEIVKEWSNEFKRIDK
- a CDS encoding patatin-like phospholipase family protein translates to MAVSSEIPDKQRVLILQGGGALGAYQVGAFKALAEELPKMDANRGETNRPLFDIVAGTSIGAINAAILVSHFKQNNGWKGAFEKLEEFWNYISFDTSHAVDSDISWWESDHKNDENAASVEAARRYYSAKFFLKNGTPHVFSYPEFKEDDRFFDYSISLPNNQWFLYSNEELKRTICDSGFAKFPISTTIGEPRLLIVSTDVGDGATVTFDSYLPESKYGRVDERSGKYLEHTIKHNQGIEVSHVMASACIPLFYNYEEIDGRKFWDGGVLSNTPLREVIHMHRYYWYDKIGKREPGSKVPNLEIYIIGVWPSSEDGDSVNKDNAIPSDYDGLKAKFYDINLSDKTEYDEKSATMVSDLIEIIGNIRSLAPKHMNLDQQKEFDMILQDFLKRDAQSKSRDGEKRSYGSLLNGRVKLDKVVRIELRESKNDISNKAFDLSAITTKNLMEQGEKDTKYILKD